From Triticum urartu cultivar G1812 chromosome 2, Tu2.1, whole genome shotgun sequence, a single genomic window includes:
- the LOC125539942 gene encoding probable serine/threonine-protein kinase abkC yields the protein MSRFLQLGKSGRKIAEAVLVNSKPGSSGAQNIGSSFAAGLAHKSRAFLHQGVHNAPGTSHMLGRAKESVYWSPGARNFSVLSSCSRNASHSQLAWKQLMEKGSRVPKASPLLSRAACAVTLTATRYKLVPYLVAFVAGELMLGEKTYADGDYLPIRENIYSRAQDSRIYVTTLIFSAVEMVIIILRSIYLAFLFTPSILMAPFADTLGSKYRKTWLRLVHRTLEQAGPAFIKWGQWAATRPDLFANDLCTELSKLHTKAPAHSYAYTKKTVEKAFGRKLSEIFENFEEEPVASGSVAQVHRAALKFRHPGQKTPKIITVAVKVRHPGVGDSIRRDFSIINAVAKASRYIPALNWLRLDESVQQFAVFMMSQVDLAREAAHLSRFIYNFRRWKDVSFPKPLYPFVHPAVLVETYELGESVSHYVDDHDGEERVKSALAHIGTHALLKMLLVDNFVHADMHPGNILVRIAQPRNPNNTLLKSRPHVVFLDVGMTAELSSNDRLNLLEFFKAVARRDGRTAAESTLKLSKQQNCPNPKVFIEEVERAFSFWGTPEGDVIHPADCMHQLLEQVRRHKVNIDGNVCTVMVTTLVLEGWQRKLDPDYNVMKTLQTLLFKEDWAKSLQYTIEGLMAP from the exons ATGTCGAG GTTTCTGCAGTTGGGGAAGAGCGGCAGAAAAATTGCTGAGGCTGTATTGGTCAACTCGAAGCCCGGCAGTTCAGGTGCGCAGAACATTGGGTCGAGCTTTGCGGCCGGTTTGGCCCATAAGAGCAGGGCATTCTTGCACCAGGGAGTCCACAATGCACCGGGCACCTCGCACATGCTCGGACGAGCAAAGGAGAGCGTATACTGGAGCCCTGGTGCAAGAAACTTTTCTGTTCTCTCGTCATGTAGCCGGAATGCATCTCACAGCCAGCTTGCTTGGAAGCAACTCATGGAAAAGGGTTCTCGTGTGCCAAAAGCATCTCCGCTCTTAAGCAGAGCTGCTTGTGCCGTTACCCTGACTGCCACTAGATATAAGTTAGTTCCTTACCTCGTTGCTTTTGTAGCTGGAGAGTTGATGCTAGGTGAGAAGACTTATGCAGATGGCGACTACCTCCCAATACGAGAGAATATTTACTCGCGAGCTCAGGACAGCCGTATTTATGTCACCACTTTGATATTCTCAGCAGTAGAGATGGTTATCATAATCCTCAGATCAATATATCTGGCTTTCTTGTTTACTCCCAGTATACTGATGGCACCATTTGCAGATACTCTTGGCAGTAAATATAGGAAAACATGGCTCCGTCTTGTGCATCGTACTTTAGAGCAGGCAGGTCCTGCATTTATTAAATGGGGCCAGTGGGCGGCGACACGTCCTGATCTATTTGCAAACGACCTGTGTACCGAGTTGTCAAAGCTACACACAAAAGCACCAGCTCACAGCTATGCATATACCAAGAAAACCGTCGAGAAGGCTTTTGGTCGAAAGTTATCTGAAATTTTTGAGAATTTTGAAGAAGAGCCTGTAGCGTCTGGAAGTGTTGCTCAAGTGCACCGGGCTGCTTTGAAATTCCGACATCCTGGCCAAAAGACGCCAAAGATTATAACAGTCGCAGTTAAAGTAAGACATCCTGGTGTAGGAGACTCAATACGGAGAGATTTCAGTATAATTAATGCGGTAGCTAAAGCTTCAAGATATATTCCAGCGTTAAATTGGCTACGGCTAGATGAGAGTGTGCAACAGTTTGCCGTCTTCATGATGTCTCAAGTTGACCTTGCAAGGGAAGCTGCTCATTTGAGCCGGTTTATCTACAACTTCCGCAGGTGGAAAGATGTGTCATTTCCGAAACCTCTTTATCCATTTGTTCATCCTGCTGTCTTGGTCGAGACTTACGAGCTTGGGGAGAGTGTCTCACACTATGTGGATGACCATGATGGAGAGGAACGAGTTAAAAGTGCTCTTGCACATATTGGCACTCATGCACTCTTGAAAATGCTACTG GTTGATAATTTTGTCCATGCAGACATGCACCCTGGAAATATCCTGGTCCGCATTGCACAACCAAGAAATCCGAATAACACCCTTTTGAAGTCAAGGCCGCATGTGGTATTCCTCGATGTAGGAATGACTGCTGAACTTTCAAGTAATGACCGTTTGAATTTGCTGGAGTTTTTCAAGGCTGTTGCACGTCGAGATGGTCGTACAGCAGCAGAGAGTACGCTAAAGTTGTCAAAACAGCAGAACTGCCCAAATCCAAAAGTttttatagag GAAGTTGAGCGAGCATTTTCCTTCTGGGGTACCCCTGAAGGTGATGTTATACACCCTGCTGATTGTATGCACCAGTTGCTCGAGCAAGTCCGACGTCATAAAGTAAACATTGATGGCAATGTTTGCACTGTTATGGTGACTACATTAGTTCTTGAG GGCTGGCAGCGCAAGTTGGATCCAGACTACAATGTGATGAAAACACTACAAACGTTACTTTTCAAGGAAGACTGGGCCAAGTCTCTTCAGTACACAATCGAAGGGCTTATGGCACCTTAG